The genomic window CGGGTGCGCGGTTGGCGCACGCAGCCCGGCACCCGGCACGGCGCGGTGTCGAACACCAGCGCACCACGCTCGGGAACGAGGATGTCCACCCGGAACTCCGGTCGAACCGCGGCCACCAGCTTGCGCAGCAAGCCCGGAGCCGCAGCCGACGGTAGCGGCGGGACTGCCGCGGTCACCACTGCACCTCCTGCCCGGTCAGGAAGCCGGCCGCCTCCAGAGCCCGGCGGGCGTCCTCGACGGACAGATGCCCGTAAATGTCCATCGTGGTCGCGATCGAGGAGTGTCCCAGCAGCGTGCTGACGACCTCGATCGGGGTGTTCTGGCGGAGCAAACGCGTGGCGTAGGTGTGCCGATACCAGTGGGGATCGAAGTCGATGCCGGTGCTCCGGCGCAGCCGCAACACCAGGTCGTAGACCGCGGGATAGCCCCACGGGTGCCCGAACGGTTCGCCCCAGAGGTTGACGAACACGTAGTCGGAGTCCAGATCGCCGTATTCGTCGTGCAGGTAGTCGGCGTAGAGGCGGATGAGCTGCGGGCTGATCGGGATGGTGCGCGGTGTCGCCGACTTGGCGCGCGCCCTGTTGTCGTTGGATCGCGGCGCGACCGTCAACTCACCCTCGGCAGCGGCCACGTCCTCGTGACGCAGACCTAGCGCTTCACCAATCCGAATCCCTGTGTCCCACAACAACGCCCACAACAAGCGATCCCGCAGGTGGATGCAGGCATCTAGGATCGCCTGCACCTGACCGGCGGTCAGAATGGTCGGATGCTGACGCGGGGTCCGGAGCTTGATCGTGCGCCGCCGCTCCGGCTGGCCGCTGCTCAGGTGGTAGAGGAACGGCTTCCATCCCGAGCGCCGGCGCCGACCTGGGTGCAGTTCAGTGACCAAGTCGCCGAGGTCGACTCCGTGCCGGGCGTGAAACGTGTAGAGGCCGCTGATCGCCGCCAGCTTCCGGTTGACGGTTCCCGCAGAGCAGTGATGCTCAGCCGAGGGCAACAGCACCACTGCGCCAGCCCGGCCAGCCGGCGGCAGCCGCAGCCAGGACACGAACTCCCCGAGATCCTCCAATCGGACCTCGCGCCAGTTCAGGCTGCGAGCGTCGAGGAAGACGAACCAGTCCTTCAGGTCGTGCGCATAGGCCTTGACCGTGTTCGGGGACCGCTCGATGTCGGTCAGATAGGCCAGGTAGCGCTCGATTGGCTCCACCGAGCCGCCTCCGTCGCCGAGGACCGTCCAGGATTCAAGCGACGAAGTGGGCATCAGTACCCGTTGCACAAGCATCAAACCTCCGTGGAATCTGCGTGATGGACCGCTGCAGATAACCACCTCCGCCACGAAGATCGCCGCCAACGCCACGTGCGTGT from Mycobacterium kubicae includes these protein-coding regions:
- a CDS encoding tyrosine-type recombinase/integrase, which translates into the protein MLVQRVLMPTSSLESWTVLGDGGGSVEPIERYLAYLTDIERSPNTVKAYAHDLKDWFVFLDARSLNWREVRLEDLGEFVSWLRLPPAGRAGAVVLLPSAEHHCSAGTVNRKLAAISGLYTFHARHGVDLGDLVTELHPGRRRRSGWKPFLYHLSSGQPERRRTIKLRTPRQHPTILTAGQVQAILDACIHLRDRLLWALLWDTGIRIGEALGLRHEDVAAAEGELTVAPRSNDNRARAKSATPRTIPISPQLIRLYADYLHDEYGDLDSDYVFVNLWGEPFGHPWGYPAVYDLVLRLRRSTGIDFDPHWYRHTYATRLLRQNTPIEVVSTLLGHSSIATTMDIYGHLSVEDARRALEAAGFLTGQEVQW